Below is a genomic region from Gillisia sp. Hel_I_86.
GGCCTAGGCACCATGATGTCCAAAAGGTTGTTATAGTCGAAAGTGTTTAGGGAAAGCAGTCTGGAAATGCCATTTCCCGCAACCACTTGGAATTCGCTTTGCGTTAGCCAAGTTCCAAAAACAATGGCGCTATCAATAGAGTTTACTTTTTGGTAATTGGCATCGACCCCTTTTATAAAGGCGGTATGGTTTTTAGATTTATAATCCAAAAAAACCCGTTCTTCAACAATTTCGGAATAGGCCTGAACCCCTTCAATAGAAAGCAATTTTGTTTTTTCATCTTCAGAAAAAGAAAAAGTTTTTCCGCTTTCTGGCAGTATTTTAAGATCGGGGTCGAATTCATTTATAAAGGAAAGGCTGAAATCCTTTAGGCCCGAAAACCCCGAAAGCACTATAAATAATGAGAAGGCGCCGGCAAAAACCCCAATCGCAGCGATGATGGTAATTATATTTATGGCGTTATTGGAACTTTTAGTGAACAAATAACGTTTTGCGATATAAAAAGGGAAATTCAATTTAAGATTTTTTCCTTTTGTCCAAAAGATCTGGCTTCGTAATGGGATTGTCTTCCCCTTTCATGGATTTTTCAATTTTGTCTATATACTCCAAAGAATCATCTATAAAAAAGTCCAGATCTGGCATTCTTCGCAACTGATTTTTGGTGCGCTGTGCCAATTCATGCTTAATTTTATATTTAATTTCATTAAGGTCATACAGAATTCCTTCGGCATTTTTTGAAGGAAAAACGCTTAAATATGCTTTAGCAATGGAAAGATCTGTTGTCACTTTTACCTTGGAAACCGAGATCAAAACACCCTTTATACCAGAATCCCTCAAGTGATTTTGAAGGATCTCCGCTAAATCCTGTTGCAAAACCCCACCTATTTTTTTTTGTCTATTTGTTTCCATCTTGCAAAAGTAGCATATTTAAAGATTATAGTATTTTTATAATTGGAAATATGAAAGAAGTTACGAAAAAGCAAAACGTGGGTCAACCGCAATTTGAAACTTAAATTCAGCAGTAATTATAGGAGCTAAAGATCAAAAAATGAACAAAATAGAACACATTGGTATTGCTGTAAAAAATTTAGAGGAAGCCAATGAAACATACAAAGCAATTCTTGGTGTAGCAAGTTATAAAACAGAAAAAGTAGAAAGCGAAGGAGTGGATACTTCGTTCTTTAAAGTAGGAGACAGTAAAATAGAGTTGTTGGCAGCCACCAATGCAGAAAGCCCTATTGCGAAATTTTTGGAAAAGCGGGGGGAAGGGATCCACCATATCGCCTTTAATGTGGAGGACATTCAAGCTGAAATAGAACGTTTGAAAGGAGAAGGCTTTGTTTTGCTGAACGATTTCCCGAAGTCTGGAGCAGATAATAAACTAGTGGCTTTTATGCATCCAAAATCGGCAAACGGGGTGTTAGTGGAATTATGTCAGGAAAAAGACCCTGAATAGTTCATAAATACGGGGAAAAAAGCTCAAGTTTTTCCATTCTTAAACTGAACCTAAATGGATTAGTGCTTTTGGCGGGGATTGCCAAAAAACATTCTTTTAAAAATGCTTGTTCACTAAAAAGCAATTACATAAATTTGCGCCCTCATTACACCTATTGAGCCGGTCCTATAGCTCAGCTGGTTAGAGCACCTGACTCATAATCAGGTGGTCCCTGGTTCGAGTCCAGGTGGGACCACTAATAAACAAAGGCTTTACGAGTTTTAACTTGTGAAGCCTTTTTTCATTTGCACATAATTTGCACATACTAATTGTTTAACTTTATTTTAACATCGAAAAACAATAATTAAAGTCAAATATTATGAATTAAGCTCAATTGTTGTTGGTTAGACTTGGTCATGGTGATTATTGACCTTTCTTATGCTTGTGAGGGTTTAATGATGGCGTATTTCCAGGAGTTTTCTTATTGTCATGTTGACGTCTGTCTGGTTACTCTGTCATTTTTATACATAACTGTTTAGAATTATGTAGCCTTTATTCCGGACGAGTCATAATTACCCACAACGGTTTGTGTATGGTTAGTTGCGTAATCTACTAAGATAGCAAAAAAGGACAGCAGTAAGGAAAACCGCTAGGATTTCCGAGACATTCTTTAACAATCATTAGCAATTACTTATAGCCATTGTTGAACGAATCCTCCCTACTGTCGGAAGCCTGCCTAAACTGTGGCAAATAGGATCTTGTATGCATAAAAGTAAAGGATTTATTAATTTGTAGCTAAACTATAAATCCTTTAACATGTTTAAAAAAAAGTAAGACCCTTGCTGAACAAGCCTTTTTAGAGGTAGAAGGTTTTAGCACACTTCAAAACAAATTAGCACAAAGCTTTTCCATCAATGGCAAGGCAAAGAGCACCCTGAACAATTACCTCAGATGCCTGGCTCACCTTGCCCTGCACTATAATCAAAGCCCAGAAAAACTCTCGGTGGAAAATATTGAAGATTACCTTTATTATTGCCAAAAACTCCACAAGACCCCTTCTGAAAGCTTTTTTAAGCACACCATTTTTGGCCTTAGGGCCGCCTACAAAGTAATGGGCATGGAGGCCAAGCGAGTGGCCTTGCCGCAGATCAAAAGGAACCTCAAACTGCCCACTGTGTTGAGTCAGGAAGAAGTCAAACGCCTTCTAAAAGCACCAAGGTACCTCAAGCACCGATTAATCATTGGCGTGCTTTATGGCTGTGGACTCCGCAGCTACGAACTGTGCAACCTAAAATTGGCCGACCTGGACTTTGATCGCAAAACGGTCTTTGTTCCCAAGAAAAAAGGTAAGATCGATCGTTATGTTCCCTTGAGCAAACATTTGATCAGAGGACTAAAAAAGTACATTAAAACAGAAAATCCCCAAATCTATCTTTTTAACAGTCAGGTATCCAAAGATGGAAAAGCTCGGGGACTGACCACCAATGGAATCCATTGGGTGATCAAGGAAAACCGAGGCAAGATAGGCAGTTCCAAAAAGATTACCGCCCACACCTTGCGGCACAGCTTTGCCACGCATTTGTTGGAATATGGCGTTGACATTGTCAGCCTAAAAGAACTTTTGGGGCATGCGCACATCGAGATGACCCTGACCTACCTCCATGTGGCCAATTTGCCCAGTGGCTCGAAGTTTTCTCCCTTGGACAAGCTTTACCGGTAATGCGCCCCAAACATACGGTAGCTGACGTTCTGGAAATGGAACAGCTACAGCTCAAAAGTTTGAGTCTGACTTCATGGCATTACCGTGCGCTGCAGGCCATAAGAAGGTGCCGGACAAAAGCGATGGGCGGGCACATTGACAAATGCAATTGTTGCCACGGGCTGCACATTAGTTACAACAGTTGCCGGAACAGGCATTGCCCAACATGCCAAGGGCACAAGCGCGAAGAGTGGATCAAAGCCAGGGAAGGTGAACTCTTGAACATTCCCTATTTTCATTTGGTGTTTACCCTTCCAAGTGAGTTCAATAGCTATGCCCTTGGCCACGGCAAAATAGTGTACGGGAGTTTATTTAAAGCTGCATGGCAGACCTTGCAGCAGTTTGGGGACAACCCAAAACACCTGGGAGGCAGAATGGGCATGATTGCGGTGCTTCATACTTGGGGCCAGAATTTGAGCCTGCATCCGCATCTGCACTGTATTGCACCAGGAGGCGGCTTGGGCAAATCAGGGAAATGGAAAAAGGCAAAGAACGATGGTAAATATTTGTTCAATGTAAAATCCATGAGCCAAGTGTTTAGGGCAAAGTACGTGGCTGAACTTAGAAGGAGTGGGTTGAAAATCCCGCAAAAAATTTACAATAAGGTATTCAACAAAAAGTGGGTCGTGTATGCCAAACAGCCTTTTAGAAGCCCGAAATATGTCATTGAATACTTGGGCAGGTACACTCATAAAATAGCCATTAGCAATCATCGAATTGTTGCTGTCGATCGCAACAATAGACAGGTGGTGTTTGCTGCCAAAGAATATCGGCACGGGGGCAGGAAAACCAGCTTAACGTTATCAAGCCAAGAATTTATCAGGCGGTTTGCTTTGCATATCCTGCCCAAAGGATTTACTCGCATACGGCATTATGGCATTTTGAGCAGCAGCTGGAAAAAAGAGAAGTTGCCAAAACTACAA
It encodes:
- the rbfA gene encoding 30S ribosome-binding factor RbfA, whose protein sequence is METNRQKKIGGVLQQDLAEILQNHLRDSGIKGVLISVSKVKVTTDLSIAKAYLSVFPSKNAEGILYDLNEIKYKIKHELAQRTKNQLRRMPDLDFFIDDSLEYIDKIEKSMKGEDNPITKPDLLDKRKKS
- the mce gene encoding methylmalonyl-CoA epimerase — translated: MNKIEHIGIAVKNLEEANETYKAILGVASYKTEKVESEGVDTSFFKVGDSKIELLAATNAESPIAKFLEKRGEGIHHIAFNVEDIQAEIERLKGEGFVLLNDFPKSGADNKLVAFMHPKSANGVLVELCQEKDPE
- a CDS encoding tyrosine-type recombinase/integrase is translated as MENIEDYLYYCQKLHKTPSESFFKHTIFGLRAAYKVMGMEAKRVALPQIKRNLKLPTVLSQEEVKRLLKAPRYLKHRLIIGVLYGCGLRSYELCNLKLADLDFDRKTVFVPKKKGKIDRYVPLSKHLIRGLKKYIKTENPQIYLFNSQVSKDGKARGLTTNGIHWVIKENRGKIGSSKKITAHTLRHSFATHLLEYGVDIVSLKELLGHAHIEMTLTYLHVANLPSGSKFSPLDKLYR
- a CDS encoding IS91 family transposase yields the protein MRPKHTVADVLEMEQLQLKSLSLTSWHYRALQAIRRCRTKAMGGHIDKCNCCHGLHISYNSCRNRHCPTCQGHKREEWIKAREGELLNIPYFHLVFTLPSEFNSYALGHGKIVYGSLFKAAWQTLQQFGDNPKHLGGRMGMIAVLHTWGQNLSLHPHLHCIAPGGGLGKSGKWKKAKNDGKYLFNVKSMSQVFRAKYVAELRRSGLKIPQKIYNKVFNKKWVVYAKQPFRSPKYVIEYLGRYTHKIAISNHRIVAVDRNNRQVVFAAKEYRHGGRKTSLTLSSQEFIRRFALHILPKGFTRIRHYGILSSSWKKEKLPKLQAELATNKMEPIKTGQPLLHRQCPTCKKGRLHTVLVFDNRGPPVKWRVLLKDEKLSIGS